In Drosophila miranda strain MSH22 chromosome XR, D.miranda_PacBio2.1, whole genome shotgun sequence, the genomic window gtgtttatgTGCCGCGAAACATTCCAAGTAAAACTCAATGGACTAAAGGTCAACATTATTTTTCTAGGCGATAAAAACAAAGCGTGCCGCTATATAGATttctgtgcgtgtgtgtgtgtgtataaaaaaaaaaatatacacatGTAGCCAgtctacatatatgtataaagaCAATTGAAATGGAATTAacaatatataaatatgtacacTGGATGAATCAAGCAAAGTTCACtgttaaatatattttaataaaattataaaTCAAATCACGTCACACAACAAGCAAATCTAGCTAATCTTTTCATCTCCAGCATTCCGACTTAGTCATGTTATGGTTTTCCTATACCGATAGATGTAAATTATGTTAACAAAATGTATAAATCTCGTCCAGGGCGGCTATAACGATCGGTTTTTACCCGCAATCAAAGTTAACTTTTCGTTATAATAATGATTGACTGAGATGACGGTGTGCGGTGGGTGGTGGGGTTCTTCTCGTTTTTGGGAAACTCTCTACAAAAGTTACATACTATAATTAATAGCAACACAGTCACTTAAGAATTATGTCAAACGGAATGGAACAACGAAAGCAAAACGAAGCAGCACAGAGAATTACAAACGAACGAAAAATGATAAGATTAGTGGTAGTGGTAGAGGCAGGCCGGGGCTAAACATTTACTAATCACTCCGCACAGATTAGGGAGAGgaacagacagagagagacagagagagagagagagagcaaaagCCGCTAAAGAATCAAACTGATGGCGTCTAAGAAATTTTCGGAGAggaagagaagagagagagggagagtttCGGCGCTCTCTCACCTGCATTGGATGGCAAAATTGCCATGCTTGGGGTCTCTGCCCCGACGTCTCAGTTGGGTTTGGGCGTTGAGAATGTGCCGGTGTGTGCGAGCGGATCGAAAAAGCTTCGTCGAAATTATGTTATGAAAACTGATGTATTTACTATGCCAATCAAATCAGAATAACTTTATAGAATATGGAGTAAAAGTGTCAAGTGAAACAAAACTAATTAAAATCTATTTTCAGATTGTGAAATTCTCAGCCaaacaaatgaaatgaaataaacaaacaacaaaacatatataatttatattgCTAAACCAGTCAGtggaaaaaataataaataaaacaccAACCATCTaaacaatacaaaataaaaatcataatAAAAATGCACGTGTATTATAAATTTGGCTTGCTCTTGATTTTTTTGCTCAGCGTCAGGTAAAAACCATATCAAAAAAATGTTTTAAACAtacgtttcgagatcagatgtAACGGTGATACATGGGCAGGAGAAATTCTATTTGTTAAACAAATCATCtttgaaatttgaaattcTTATAAGTAGGATGACGCAGGTGCCTGCCATGAGTGGTGGGTATCATTTCTAGACGACAAGACAAAAAGGCGAAAGTACAAGGTTTTCATTGAGTAACGATCGTAAGTGATTAATTCTCGAACCTGTTGAGGAAGCGTACGAGTAGCGGGACTTTGACCCTACTCACCGCCTGTTACTTATATCATTTCCAATTGCAACACTCACGCAGGGGttataaacacacacacacacacacacacacacacacactaccTCTTAATGGACAGACCTCGGCAACAGCACTTAATGGTTCCTTCTAATCATATCACCTAATCTGataaaaataataacaatacaCCGGTTGCCCCGATAATTTATGCCTTTTTTTTGCGCCTGGCCTTATCATAATTTTTGTTTGACGGCAGCCGGCAAGAACTACAAAAAACTTGGGCGATTTGAGTGCAAGAAAATCGGACCAAGGAAAAAAACAGCAAGTGCAGGAAACGCTTGCATTTCATGTATAATCCCCATTCGGGGAACAGCTAGTGTTTCTTTTTGGTGTCAGCTTTTTTGGATGAGTCACATTTTAATGGTCTCGTCCTATTCCATGCTGCTTCGTCCATTTACAGTTGAGGAGGGGAAGTattgttgttttgttgtatTGAGAGTGAGAGGACTGTAAGCTTTCCACTTGAAATACTCCTCTTTTGGGTGGTCCCAGGGGAGGGGGGTTTCCATTTGATCGTCATGGGTCGTTAAGGTTTAAAGGTTGTGCTCGAGCTTGAAGGTATTTCTCTTTAAAACCGCAGCAATAATGAGACCTTCTTTATCAGCAATAAAACAATAAGTTTCCGTTCAGTTAAAGACTCTAGTATAAAAAATTTATACCCTCTAATTTGACCACTTGATTGCCTGATGACTATCCTCAACAATCATTTAAAACTTCAGTCAAGAGTCACGCAATTTGAGTGAATTCTCAAAAGTCAAGTCAAGACGTTTTTTAAGACGCACTTGACCTGCTCCCCGCACACCCTtgagagcagagcagaagTCTAATGAAGGATTTAGAATCAGGCGAAAGAAATCacgaaacagcaacaaaaccaaaacaaacgGCGAAAGTGAGAGTAAACGAAAtcgtgcaaaaaaaaaataaaccgGTCAAGTTGTCTCTTTTTGCCATGACGTAAACAGGTTTgggtatatgtatgtgtgtctCTTTCCCACCGCAAGTCTCACATGTACAGTGCGTTACAGTATTTTAAGGCAACAGGGAAAACTTCATTTGCAATTAAAACTCATGAggaagagcagagcagagcatcCACAATATACAGTTGTAAAACGCACCGTAGGCACTCCTCCAGTCACTCTCCccagagagacagaaagataaagagagagagagagagagagagggagagacataAACAAAAGCTTATAATGATAGTGAGGAGAGGAAAAAGTTATCGTTCGCTCGCTCGCCTACCTGTCCTCCATGATacttgtgtgtatgtgtgtgcgtgttcgCTTGGCTTTGACGACACTCGTAATTAAATGGGTCAAGTCAAGAGCGTTTTCAGGACAAATTAGTTGGGTGTGTTCGTTGGTTCGCCTTCAAGACGATGATGTAAGCCTCGTTTTACCCTAGAATTGCCAGGCAGTTTCCATTTTTGGTATAtctatattttttttggcTAAACAAGTTGACGAATTGGTCAATAATTGCTCTATTCTATGCTATTCACCTTTTCAGCATCAGCCACACATTTGCAGCTCCAGCCGCCGCTGAAGCACAGCTGAATCCGAGCAACAGTTCGGTTGATGATTACATCTACGATGACGATGACTACAGTGAAGAGACGGCGTCCAAGGGATCACCGGAGACAGCTGAGAACAGACTGATGCCATTCACATCttcaacaacaaccacaaccacattTCGACCCACATTTAGTGAGGCTCAATCCCCCCGATTATGCATTCCAATCGATTATAACTGATTTTTAATCTACTCTAGACATACCACGTCGCAGCAACCTGGTCCTGGAGCCCAGCTGTCCCCGGCAATGCCGCTGCGTGGAGGACAAGTATATCCAGTGCTCAAATGCGCATCTAACCCATGTGCCCCTGGACATTCCTAGGACGGCGGCCATCATAGACTTGAGCTATAATGTAATTGCCGAGCTGAGGCCAGAGGACTTTGCCAATCTGTCCCGCCTGGTGGAAATCAATTTGAGCCACAATCTGCTCAGTCATCTGGACAAGGAGGTACGTATATACGTATATATAGAtctaaataatataataatctTAATCCATTTGATTGGCAGGCCTTCCATGGCTTGGACCGTTTGAGGCGGTTGCGTTTGGCCAACAATCGCCTAAACAAAATCGAACCCGACACCTTTGTGGGGGCCACAGACCTGGAGCTTCTCGATTTGAGCAACAATTCAATCACCCAGCGTTTGGAGGGTTCATTTCTCAATCAACCCGGTTTGATCGAGTTCAGTTGCTCGAACTGCAGCTGGACGGAGCTGCCGGAGCAGACGTTCGTCAATATGAGTGCCCTGCAAACGCTGCGCTTGAACAACAACGATTTCGAACAGGTACAAGTTTCGCGCCAAAGTTATCGCACTGCCAAATCCCCGATATGTCTATCGATAGTTGGCGCCTGCATGCCAAGGCAACCCTGCAGCAGCTGTTCGCCGATTAGCATAGATAGTTgtccctctcgctctctcacGCAATTACTTTActtgcttttgcttttcttttgaCAGAAAATCAATACGCGAGCTTTTGCACCGCTAAAAAACATAATTAAACTGAAACTGCCAGAACTGGACCAGGCCAACATCGAGGAGCTGTGCAACCTGCTCAAGTCCATTGACAACATCAGCTTCAGGCACTTTGATGTGAGCTGCTTCGAACTGGTGCTGGGCACATCGTTCAACGAGAGTCTGATCCAGGCCACAGATCCGCCCTTCAAGCGGGTGACGGGCCTGCCCACCGCTGCCACCGCCACAGCCCGGCCAGCCGCAACCCCCGCCCCGACACGCACAGGTAAGCGGAACAGACTCCACAGAACAATGATGAGAGTAAATACTTATGGCGTGTTTTCCAAACTAAACAGCGAATCGCAATCGGAATAAAATGGCAAACAGCACGGCGGCGGCCATTGAAGTGGTCAAAGCTGGCATTGGCGCAGTGACCGAGAGCAGTGGGGTCATTGTGGAGACGACCACGGACAAGGAGAAACCCTATCAGGTGCCCATCTCACAGGAGACTATCAACACGCTGCTCATCTGTGAGTGATTGGAGATATATATGAAATATGAAATATTAAATGTCGCATTACATTTGCAGGCATCATGGTATTGGCGGTCATTGGCATTGTCATTGGCCTCATTTGCCGCAAGGATGTGGGCGGCATCAAGACCAAATGCTGCCGCACCAGCAAACCGGAGCCAAAGGATCAGGTCCATCCCACTGAGGAGATACCATTGAATAAGCTAGCCTAAGTAGAACAT contains:
- the LOC108152296 gene encoding leucine-rich repeat and transmembrane domain-containing protein 2 gives rise to the protein MHVYYKFGLLLIFLLSVSISHTFAAPAAAEAQLNPSNSSVDDYIYDDDDYSEETASKGSPETAENRLMPFTSSTTTTTTFRPTFNIPRRSNLVLEPSCPRQCRCVEDKYIQCSNAHLTHVPLDIPRTAAIIDLSYNVIAELRPEDFANLSRLVEINLSHNLLSHLDKEAFHGLDRLRRLRLANNRLNKIEPDTFVGATDLELLDLSNNSITQRLEGSFLNQPGLIEFSCSNCSWTELPEQTFVNMSALQTLRLNNNDFEQKINTRAFAPLKNIIKLKLPELDQANIEELCNLLKSIDNISFRHFDVSCFELVLGTSFNESLIQATDPPFKRVTGLPTAATATARPAATPAPTRTANRNRNKMANSTAAAIEVVKAGIGAVTESSGVIVETTTDKEKPYQVPISQETINTLLICIMVLAVIGIVIGLICRKDVGGIKTKCCRTSKPEPKDQVHPTEEIPLNKLA